In one window of Verrucomicrobiota bacterium DNA:
- a CDS encoding glycosyltransferase family 4 protein, with the protein MKVAFITTDNRENERQYHLTQPAFGSAPEALLSGFRELKGITVHVISCTQRVVQAPEKLADNLYFHSLHVPKFGWLRTGYQGCIRATRSLLRTLRPDVVHGQGTERDCGIAAVMSGLPNVITIHGNMRLIAKLAKPKTWSYLNLAALLEGPTVRMAGGVVCISRYTQAAVSGIARRTWLVPNAVYPSFFDVERRPADPPLILCVGVISRRKNQLALLTALDRLAPKFRFRARFIGPAFPGDPYGQEFLSRAARAACVDEVRPMGRDDLRETLKRASLLVLPSLEDNCPMVILEAAAAGVPVLASRVGGIPEYVEDRVNGSLFDPNEPHALAERLAEFLTDRQPFERAAIEARRRAIAEFHPRVIATRHVDVYHQLLESPMPACA; encoded by the coding sequence ATGAAAGTGGCTTTCATCACGACCGATAACCGGGAAAACGAGCGGCAATACCACCTGACGCAGCCGGCGTTTGGTTCGGCTCCGGAGGCTTTACTGAGCGGGTTCCGTGAACTGAAGGGTATAACCGTGCACGTTATTTCCTGCACGCAGCGGGTGGTGCAAGCCCCCGAAAAGCTCGCCGATAATCTGTATTTTCACAGCCTGCACGTCCCCAAATTTGGCTGGCTCCGAACCGGTTACCAAGGCTGTATCCGGGCGACGCGCAGTCTCTTGCGAACGTTGCGTCCCGACGTCGTGCACGGCCAGGGAACGGAGCGGGATTGCGGCATCGCCGCAGTCATGAGCGGCTTGCCGAACGTCATCACCATTCACGGCAACATGCGGCTGATCGCAAAACTTGCGAAGCCCAAAACCTGGTCCTACCTGAACCTGGCCGCGTTGCTTGAGGGACCTACCGTGCGGATGGCGGGAGGGGTGGTCTGCATCAGCCGGTATACCCAGGCGGCCGTTAGCGGCATTGCGCGCAGGACGTGGCTGGTGCCAAACGCGGTTTACCCAAGCTTCTTTGACGTCGAACGCAGGCCGGCCGATCCGCCCTTGATTCTGTGCGTCGGCGTGATCAGCCGCAGAAAAAATCAGCTGGCGCTGCTCACCGCTCTGGACCGGCTGGCACCCAAATTCCGCTTTCGAGCCCGCTTTATCGGGCCGGCTTTTCCAGGTGACCCGTACGGTCAGGAATTTCTCAGCCGGGCCGCCAGGGCAGCTTGCGTCGATGAAGTGCGGCCGATGGGGCGGGACGATCTCCGCGAAACGTTAAAGCGCGCTTCCCTGCTGGTGTTGCCTTCGCTTGAGGACAATTGTCCGATGGTTATCCTGGAAGCGGCGGCGGCCGGCGTGCCGGTGCTTGCGTCCAGGGTTGGCGGAATTCCGGAGTACGTCGAAGATCGGGTGAACGGATCCCTTTTTGACCCGAACGAACCGCATGCATTGGCTGAACGGCTGGCAGAGTTTTTGACGGATCGGCAACCGTTCGAAAGAGCGGCCATCGAAGCGCGCCGGAGGGCAATCGCCGAGTTCCACCCGCGCGTGATCGCGACGCGGCACGTCGACGTGTATCACCAATTGCTGGAATCGCCGATGCCCGCATGCGCCTGA